CGAAATCCTCACCACCCGCGTCTACCCCGTGGCCGACCTCGTGATCCCGGTCATGACCCGCATGGGCGGCATGGGCGGCATGCGTGGCGGCATGGGCGGCGGCATGATGGGAGGCATGGGGGGTGGTATGGGCGGCGGGATGATGGGCGGCATGGGCGGCATGGGCGGCGGAATGATGGGAGGCATGGGTGGCATGGGGGGCATGGGCGGCGGCATGTTCAACGTGCCGGCCGAACGAGTCGCAACGCAGCCGCGCTAACAATCGGCGCGGCAGAGCTCGCCGCCGCGCGTTCCGTGTGACTTCTGCTTCTCGATCGTCAGACACACGTCTCGACCGATCCGCGACGCCCCATTGATCGCGCCGGGCCGCGAGATGATTTGGTGCAGGATGCACGGCGACGCTCGGTCGCCTACCATAGGACCGCCGAGGGCGTTGTCATTCGGCCCCCGCGTTCCGCAACTCTCGCTTCCGCCTACCGAGCGACAAGTCCTATGCCCGCGTCCATCCAAGACTCGTCGACGTCGATTTTGCGCCTCTCAATTCTGTTCGTCACCGCGGTTTTCGGACTGTCGCACATTTGCGCCGCAGCCGACGATGGCGAGGCACGCGCGACGAATCGACTCTTCTTCACCTCGCAAGGAAAGACCGCGCTCATCCACGCAGAGGGCAGCAAGCTAAAGTGGCTGGAATTCGACGTGCCCAACCAGGCCACGTGGCAGCCGGGCTCTTGCTTCTCCGATGGAAAACGCACCGTCATGCTCAGCATGGAACCGCGGCGCGACGGCCCCGGTCGCCCCTTCGAGGAGTATTACACGCAAACGCCTACGCACATCTGGATCTACAACCTCGATACGGGCGCCCTGGACGAGATCTGCAATCGCGACCGCATCGCCCCGTTCGAAACGCCGGCATTGCTCGTCGCGGACGAACGCATCCTGGTGCAGGTCGTAAAGAACAAGGTTGGGCAGATCGTGAGCATGAAGCTCGACGGAACCGACGCCCGCGACTTCACGCACCCCGGCGAGGGCTTGCCGTACGGTTTGAGCCTGAGTCCCGACGCCAAACGCGTCGCCTTTCACCTGGCCGGCCCGCAGGGGTACCAGGTGTGGACCAGCGACGTCGACGGCGGCAACCGCGTCCAGGTGGCGGGCAATCCCGATCACTTGTACTTCGGCACCAGTTGGTCGCCCGACGGCAAGTGGATCCTGTACGTCGATTGCCATTACAAGGAAGATCCCGGGCACGATTGGGCCGACGTTTGCATCGGCCGCGCCGAAGGGGGCGAGCATCGCGTCCTGACCGAAGGGCAGCCGATGTGGTTTGCCGCCACTTACGGCGACACGACCAGCCGCGGTGGCGGCTCGAACTTGCCGGCCTGGACGCACGACGGCGCGATTCTGTTCCCGCGGCGCACGCCGGGCGCGCGAATCGCCTGGCCATATCGCGTAGGCCAGCCGGACCTCGATCACTTCAACCGCGATTTCAAACCGGACGAGGCGCGCGGCGGGACCGAGATCGTGCGGCTCGATCCTCAATCGGGCGAGACGATCGCGCTAACGCACAGCGATCCACCGGTGTGGGACTTTCGCGCGAGCGAATCATCCGACGGACGGCTGATCGCCTTCTGCCGCGCGGCCACCGGCGCGGCGCCGACGCTGTGGGTCATGGACGCCGACGGCGGCAACGCGCGCGAGATTTCCCGTGGGCGCGACGATCGCGGTCTGGATCATCCCCGCTGGCTGCCGCGGCCCGTGGCGGCGCGCTAACACCTTGATCGCTCGATCGTCTCGGCGTCTGCCGCCAAGTTGACTGAGACACTATTTCACGATATAGTGTAATAGTGAAAGGTAATCCATGAAGCGATGCTCGCCCAAACCGGCACTGCGCGACCGGGAACTGCTGAGCGCCGAGCAGGCCTCGGACTTGGAGCATCTTTTCAAACTGCTGGCCAACGACAGCCGCCTGCGCCTGTTGCACGCCATCGCGCGGCACGGCGAGCTGTGCGTGGGGGACCTGGCCGAGGAGTTGGGCATGTCGCCGCAGGCTGTCTCCAACCAATTGCGCCGGCTGCGCGGAATCGTCGCCGCGCGCCGGGAGGGCAACAACATCCACTACCGGATCGTCGATCCGTGCGTGCTCGTCCTGCTGGACCGTGGCTTGTGCCTGCTCGAAGAATCCGCCAAGCGTCACTTGCAAAGGAGATTGTCATGAACCGGCGTACGTGGCTCACCGCGCTATCAGGTATTTCGGGACTCGGCCTTTTTTCCCTGGCAGGCGTAACCCAAACCGCCTTGGCTAAGGAGGAAGAGAAGGACGAGAAGGAAGACGAGCGCGCGGAACAATGCGAGGATTGCGAAGAGGCTTGCCTGGAATGTATTAACCATTGCATGGACCTGCTTGCCGAAGGGAAGCCCGTCAAAGCGTGCCTGCAATCGTGCCTCGACTGCGCCGATATTTGCGCCACTTGCCGCACCGTGTCAGCGCGACGAGGGCCGGCCAGCGCCGCCATGGCCACGGCCTGCGCCGCCGCCTGCGACTTATGCGCCGAAGCGTGTGAGAAACACAAGGAAGACAAAATCATGGCCGAGTGCGCCAAGCAATGCCGCAAATGCTCCGCGGAGTGTCGTGCCCGATAAACCGGACCGCGGCACTCTGGCCACGCGTCTCGAAGACGATCTCTCCGCTCCCCTGCACGACGAACAGCCATTGCTGGCTGTGCGGGTGCTCATTATCAGGCTTGTCGCTGCTGGTTTCGCCGGCGGCGAACTTCATTTGCGCGGCTTGCAGCAACGTGCTCCCGGCTTACCCGATCTTTGGGCTTGGCGCGGATCTTCCTGCCACAGCGTGCCACGACATTTCGAGAAGTTTCTAACAGGGCAACGTGGCCACCCGTACCCTTCGGGACTAACGGCAAACAATCATTGTTATTCACGATACGCTGCCGGCGGCACGCCCAGCATGTCTTTCATGAATAGTTAGAAACTACTATATGACGCCGAGCACCCATCGGCTCTTCGCGCCGTTTCTGCGTCATCGTATTTCACTTTACTGTTGCAAAACATTGCGAATCCTCGCGCGCTGCGTTATTCCTATCGGTCACTCGTGGATCCCTCTCTAGCCAACCAATGGCCCGGCCTTGGAGAACACCATGGCGAAAGCACATCGTCCGCCGACACACGTGATCGATATGACTCCGCGCCTGACGGCGAGCGCACTTGCCGCGAGCGCGCTTCCTGATTTCGAGATCGAGCGGCGTGAGGAATTGGCTCGCTACCTGCTCGACCCGGCCACCGAAGAGGAGTCGCCAGAGGCCATCGAGTCTTTGGCAACGGCGGACGCGGTCATCGGGGCGCAGGCGGCGGTGCCGACGATCAAATTCCCCTCCGGTTACGTCCCGCAACCACAACTGAAATCGCCCATGCAAGCGTCGGGCAAGCTCAAGTCCGCGGACGTATTGGTCGTGACTTGGACGGTTGCCGAGCAGAATGCGCTGGCCGATGTTCTGACACCCGGGTACGGCCGGCGAACCCAGAGCAGCAAGAAGGCCTGGCACAACTACGACAGGAACTTCAGCAAGTACCTGGACCTGATCCGCAAGGGGGCTCCCTCGCGCCGTGTAAAGCGGCTTGGCAGTTGCATGCAATCCAGCGTGGCCGGCAAAACGGTTCTTTGCTTCAAGTCCGAATTACATCTCGCGCGAGACGTGATCCGTAACAAGACCGACCCCACTGCCCCTACGCTTCCCGTCCGCAAGATGTGGGATCAGCTCATGGACGAAGTGCAACCGGAAGTGGTCATAACCACCGGGACCAGCGGGGGCGTTTTTCCCGACTATCCGCTTGGAGGTGTCGCCGTAACGCGCGCCGCGCAGTTTCACTGTCAAGCCGCGTTCAAGCAGGCGCCTTACAACAACAAGAAATACTACAACGACTGGAATGTGCCGACGAAGTATTTCCCCAAGGCGCAGCAGTTGATGAAGTCTCTTGCCAACAAACTCGTCGAGCCCCCCCTTTTGCCGCCGTCTCCGGGCTTCGATCCCGAAAATGTCACGATTCAACCGCCGAAGAATGTTCCCAACATTTATCTGGAAGGAAAAAAGTGGCAGGGTGGTCCCAAGGCCCTGAAAGAGCATCATCCGATCTTGACCACCGATTACTTCGAGTTCGGCACGACGACGAATCACTTGGAAAAGCTGGGATGTGCCGTCGAAATGGGCGATGCCGTCCTGGGCCTTGCCTGTTCCGAGCGGAAGGACGCGCCAAGCTGGCTTGTCATACGCAACTTCTCCGATCCGTGCATCAACGGCGCCCTGCAGGGCAAGGGGCAGTTTCCCAACATGCAAACGCACTGGGCGGTCTGGTACTACCAAACGTACGGCTATTGGACCTCGATGATGAGCGCGCTGGCCACGTGGGGCGTTATCGCGGGACTGGCCGACAAATAGCCCCGCCAAATACCCATCACATGACAGATCGCAGCCATTCAGGAGATTCACCATGCACATTGATTCCGTCCGCGAATTGAAGGCAAGTTTAATCAGCTCGATGCCTTCCCCGGCCACGGCCCAGGGCCTTGGCCGAACAGGAAAGGGGCCTCGCCTGGCGGCCTTTGCCGCCACCGCGATTGCCAGTGCCGCCGGACCGCACCGCTACATGGCCTTGGGCGTCGCCAAATCAAAGCGCGGCTTCGCCCTGGCCGTACGTATTCAGCGGCGCGAGATTCAGACCAGCGAGCTGATGAACTCGATCCGCAAGAAGGCCAAGGGCGAAGTCGACGTTCGCTACGTTGGTCGCATCGTTAAGAAGGCGAGCGCCCCCTGGAACCGGAAACGAGTGCGGCCGCTGGTGCCCGGAATCTCGATCGGACATTACAAGATCACGGCCGGCACGCTGGGCTGCTTTGTGACGGACCGCTCCGGCGACACCGTCTACATGCTTTCCAACAATCACGTATTGGCCAACGAAAACGGCGCCAAGACGGGGGATGCCATTCTGCAGCCCGGTGTCTACGACGGCGGCAAGAATCCCGCTGATCTCGCGGGCAAGCTGAGTCGGTTCATCCGGCTGACCGCGAGCCGCCCCAATCTCGTCGATTGCGCCATCGCTGAGGTTGCTGCCAAGATCAAATACGATGCGAAGAAGCTGCGTGGCCTGGGAACGATTGCCGGACTGGGCGATCCGGCCGACATCAACGACAAGGTCGCCAAGCTCGGCCGTACTACGGGTGTCACTCATGGCAAGGTCACTGCCATCGAAGTCGATCAAGTCGTCGTTGCCTATGACCTGGGCAACCTCACTTTCAATGGACAAATCGAGATCGAAGGACAGAACGAACATCCATTCAGTGACGGCGGTGACAGCGGCTCGCTGATCGTGAACGACGACCTCGAAGGTGTCGCCTTACTCTTTGCAGGTTCAGACCAGGGCGGGAGCAACGGGCATGGATTGACCTACGCCAACCCGTTGGCCACGGTTCTAGACCGCTTGAAAGTAGACTTGCTATAATGGGCATTATGGCTGCCAATTCGCTGCAACGCGCCCGCGCCGCAAAAGCCAAGGCTGCCGAGACCTTCGGTAAGCTCGCATCGGTCGTCGGCATCGGTATCACGAAGGTCGACGACGATTACGCGCTGAAGGTCAATCTCGACTCCGAGCCGCCGGCCGATGTTACGCTGCCCACCGAAGTGTCCGGCGTACCAGTCAAGGTCGAAATCGTTGGCCAGATCAAAAAACGCTGAGGCGAGTGTCTATCGCGTCCGGAGCGCGACAGACCGCGCGTTCGCCAGCGCCCGCCGGCCGGTATTTGACCGGTTCGGCAGCATCTCCCGCGACGCTAGCATTTACCCGCCCGGGCTTCCTGCTGCGCCGCGTCGTTACTTCCGTTGACCACTTTCGTCATGTCATTAGAATCGACGGCCCCCAAGAATCAGCACGCGTATCGCCGAAGGGATGTCGGTATTCCATGGAAGCAGGACGCTTCTCTCGCGATGTGCGCGCCTCGGTCGCCGAAGGCGCGTTGGCCACGGTCATGGGAACGCTGCTAAGCGGCGCCTTTTTGACGGCGTTCGCTCTGCGCCTGGGCGCGAACGAAATTCAGATCGGCTTGCTAGCCGCCACGACATCCCTCGCCCACGTCGCGCAGCTCGCCGGCTCTTGGGCCGTCGAGCGCTCGGGGCGCAGCAAACCGATCTGCATGATCGCATCCTGGGTCAGCCGGCTGCTATGGCTTCCCATCTTGTGCGTACCGCTGGTGCTCAGCGGCTTGTCCGGCGTGGAGCAGGCCTGGACGATCATCGCGCTGCTGACCGTCTCGAGCTTGTTTGCCTCGATCGGCGCTATGGCGTGGCTCGCCTGGATCAAGCGCCTCATACCTGAAGAAATGCGATTGAGATTTCTCGGGCGCCGGCACGTTTTCAACACGGCTCTGACTTTCAGCCTTACCGTCATCGGGGGACTGTTCATCGATGCATGGTCGCGGTGGTATCCCGAGTCGTTAGGCGGCTTTATCATCGTCTTCGCCGTCGCCATGAGCTGTGGAATCATCGGTCTTCTCATTCTGCAAACGATATCGGAGGTGCCGGCACGGCCACCCGTTGCGCTCCCCCTGTCCCGATTGGTGAACGCTCCTTTTGCTGATAGCAACTTTCGGCGGTTGATCAGCTTTTACGCCGTGTGGAATTTTGCCTCGAACCTGGCGACGCCCTTCTTCGCCGTTTACATGTTGGCAGTTTTGCAGCTTTCCCTCGCATCGGTCACGTTGCT
The Pirellulales bacterium DNA segment above includes these coding regions:
- a CDS encoding metalloregulator ArsR/SmtB family transcription factor, translating into MKRCSPKPALRDRELLSAEQASDLEHLFKLLANDSRLRLLHAIARHGELCVGDLAEELGMSPQAVSNQLRRLRGIVAARREGNNIHYRIVDPCVLVLLDRGLCLLEESAKRHLQRRLS
- a CDS encoding MFS transporter encodes the protein MEAGRFSRDVRASVAEGALATVMGTLLSGAFLTAFALRLGANEIQIGLLAATTSLAHVAQLAGSWAVERSGRSKPICMIASWVSRLLWLPILCVPLVLSGLSGVEQAWTIIALLTVSSLFASIGAMAWLAWIKRLIPEEMRLRFLGRRHVFNTALTFSLTVIGGLFIDAWSRWYPESLGGFIIVFAVAMSCGIIGLLILQTISEVPARPPVALPLSRLVNAPFADSNFRRLISFYAVWNFASNLATPFFAVYMLAVLQLSLASVTLLLTLSSVVGLAATRLWTRCGDRFGTRSMVSIATLADVACPLLWLSVTADNLWLLVPIHLLGVFAAPIAMGPQVLSLKHSPAENGSVYLALFHAITGPLTAAGAVVGGTIAGWNALDGAPATVAGLKTVFLISAAGRLLSLLLLRRVREPESVPVGRIVRVLHRAGRRWAVEQRGAASASWRKAA